From the genome of Chania multitudinisentens RB-25, one region includes:
- a CDS encoding LysR substrate-binding domain-containing protein, giving the protein MTKLSLDAIKVISTIKSTGSFSMAAEVLHKTPSAISYRVSNIESKLCVKLFHRNGPIVSLTDEGEFLLQEGIWILHAMQDLESRVKNIPKTDGNIRIAVDKFFLLETITQDIRDYIKHCPNANISVQRESLNGTWDALKNNRADLIIAIGQIPESVQAKTLMLGKLEFVLCVSPSHPFAAQKKAVSKNQRLNDIVVAIADSSHELPKRNAGILPRQRQLVVCDVESKLALLKRGIGHGFLPSSLIEQELRRGELVTVPVDTQKGDEMIWLAWHPASKGDGFNWWYERLLRKSDVCSLMGREVVREGGYPWCNY; this is encoded by the coding sequence ATGACCAAATTATCTCTGGATGCGATTAAAGTAATCAGTACGATTAAAAGTACAGGCTCTTTTTCTATGGCAGCAGAAGTATTACATAAAACACCTTCTGCAATATCTTATCGTGTTTCTAATATTGAAAGTAAACTGTGTGTGAAGCTTTTTCATCGTAATGGGCCTATAGTTTCTTTGACGGATGAAGGGGAATTTTTGCTACAGGAGGGAATCTGGATATTGCATGCGATGCAGGATCTGGAAAGCCGGGTGAAAAATATTCCTAAAACAGATGGTAATATTCGTATAGCAGTGGATAAGTTTTTCCTGCTGGAAACGATTACTCAGGATATTCGTGACTATATTAAGCATTGCCCCAATGCCAATATCTCGGTGCAACGAGAGTCATTGAATGGGACCTGGGATGCTTTGAAAAATAATCGTGCAGATTTGATCATCGCTATCGGGCAAATCCCTGAGAGTGTACAGGCAAAAACGCTGATGCTTGGCAAGCTGGAATTTGTGCTCTGTGTCTCTCCTTCGCACCCTTTTGCGGCGCAGAAAAAAGCGGTCAGCAAGAACCAGCGGTTAAATGATATCGTCGTGGCTATTGCTGATAGCAGCCATGAGCTGCCTAAACGTAATGCGGGTATTTTGCCACGGCAGCGGCAATTAGTGGTATGTGATGTGGAAAGCAAACTGGCCTTGCTCAAACGGGGGATTGGTCATGGATTCTTACCTTCTTCACTGATTGAGCAAGAGTTGAGGCGCGGAGAACTGGTGACGGTGCCAGTAGACACACAAAAGGGGGATGAAATGATCTGGCTGGCGTGGCATCCGGCCAGCAAAGGAGATGGATTCAATTGGTGGTACGAACGTCTGCTCCGCAAAAGTGATGTTTGCAGCCTGATGGGGCGCGAAGTGGTGCGTGAAGGAGGATACCCTTGGTGTAACTATTAA
- a CDS encoding phage holin, lambda family, with the protein MSSLKSDVISLIIPRACEYIQPLIHAILAGVMALLNGAYRNMKIRKCLLNACICALLAVTVRDLLSLIGVKLQWANIASVLIGFLGIDYLSDLIKKLINKKVGLKNDK; encoded by the coding sequence ATGTCTAGCTTAAAATCAGACGTTATTAGTTTGATCATTCCGCGTGCTTGCGAATATATTCAACCGCTTATACATGCCATTTTGGCTGGGGTGATGGCACTATTAAATGGTGCCTACAGGAATATGAAAATAAGAAAGTGCTTATTAAATGCTTGCATCTGTGCACTATTAGCAGTGACAGTGCGTGATTTGTTATCGCTGATAGGCGTAAAACTGCAATGGGCCAATATTGCCAGCGTATTAATCGGCTTTCTTGGCATCGATTATCTTAGTGATTTGATTAAAAAACTGATTAATAAAAAAGTGGGGTTAAAAAATGACAAATGA
- a CDS encoding DUF2570 domain-containing protein, translated as MIGWLQKWAQGGFLVLLLVAISLGWYSSILVQRLEIAQLQLREQRTLSTQQIGVITRLQTQDVENRVLMAIQLQQEQQWRQQYKDNQRKYRDAIKNNACAEQPMPDAVLELLRPTTTTAIGAATAAP; from the coding sequence ATGATCGGTTGGCTGCAAAAATGGGCTCAGGGAGGGTTCTTGGTGCTGTTGTTAGTTGCCATTAGCCTGGGTTGGTATAGCTCAATATTGGTGCAACGGCTGGAAATTGCTCAGTTGCAATTGCGTGAACAGCGAACGCTGTCTACGCAGCAAATCGGGGTAATTACCCGGTTACAAACCCAAGATGTGGAGAATCGTGTGCTGATGGCTATTCAATTGCAACAGGAACAACAATGGCGTCAGCAATACAAGGATAATCAAAGGAAGTATCGTGATGCGATTAAAAATAATGCCTGCGCTGAGCAGCCTATGCCTGATGCTGTTCTTGAGCTCTTGCGCCCAACCACCACCACCGCCATCGGTGCTGCAACCGCTGCCCCCTGA
- the maeB gene encoding NADP-dependent oxaloacetate-decarboxylating malate dehydrogenase yields the protein MDEQLKQSALDFHQFPVPGKIQVSPTKPLATQRDLALAYSPGVAAPCLEIAADPLAAYKYTARGNLVAVISNGTAVLGLGNIGALAGKPVMEGKGVLFKKFSGIDVFDIEVDELDPDKLIDVIAALEPTFGGINLEDIKAPECFYIEKKLRERMNIPVFHDDQHGTAIITTAAALNGLRVVKKNISDVRLVVSGAGAASIACLNLLVALGLRKQNITVCDSKGVIYKGRDAHMEETKAAYAIEDNGQRTLGDAIPQADMFLGCSGPGVLTQEMVKTMARDPLIMALANPEPEILPPLAKAVRPDAIICTGRSDYPNQVNNVLCFPFIFRGALDVGATTINEEMKLACVHAIADLALAEQSDVVASAYGGQDLSFGPEYIIPKPFDPRLIVKIAPAVAKAAMDSGVATRPIQDFDAYVEKLTEFVYKTNLFMKPIFSQAKKEMKRVVLAEGEEERVLHATQELVSQGLAYPVLIGRPSVIEMRLKKLGLQLTSGKDFEVVNNESDPRFNEYWGEYYQIMKRRGVSQEQARRAVIGNPTLIAAIMLHRGEADAMICGTIGSYHEHYEVVEKVLGFRAGAHVAGAMNALLLPSGNTFIADTYVNDDPTPEQLAEITLMAAETVRRFGIEPKVALLSHSSFGSSNSPAACKMRKTLELVNQIAPELEIDGEMHGDAALVESIRHDLMPDSPLKGAANVLIMPNMEAARISYNLLRVSSSEGVTVGPVLMGVAKPVHILTPIASVRRIVNMVALAVVEAQTAPL from the coding sequence ATGGACGAACAGCTCAAACAGAGTGCTCTTGATTTCCATCAGTTTCCTGTTCCTGGGAAGATTCAGGTATCTCCAACCAAACCGCTGGCAACGCAGCGCGATCTGGCCTTGGCTTATTCACCAGGCGTGGCGGCACCTTGCCTGGAAATCGCCGCCGATCCGTTGGCCGCCTACAAATATACCGCGCGCGGTAACCTGGTGGCGGTGATCTCCAACGGTACGGCGGTGCTGGGGCTGGGGAATATCGGCGCGTTAGCCGGTAAACCGGTGATGGAAGGAAAAGGCGTTCTGTTTAAGAAATTTTCCGGTATTGATGTGTTCGATATCGAAGTTGATGAACTTGATCCTGACAAACTGATCGACGTGATTGCCGCATTGGAACCTACCTTTGGCGGGATTAATCTGGAGGATATCAAAGCACCGGAATGTTTCTATATTGAGAAAAAGCTGCGTGAACGCATGAATATCCCAGTGTTTCATGATGATCAGCATGGTACCGCGATCATTACCACCGCTGCGGCGCTGAACGGCCTGCGCGTGGTGAAAAAGAACATCTCCGACGTGCGGTTGGTGGTATCAGGCGCAGGCGCTGCGTCTATTGCTTGCCTGAACCTGCTGGTGGCGCTGGGGCTGCGTAAGCAGAACATTACCGTTTGTGACTCCAAAGGCGTGATCTATAAAGGCCGCGATGCTCACATGGAGGAAACCAAAGCGGCCTATGCCATCGAAGATAATGGCCAGCGGACGCTGGGTGATGCCATTCCGCAGGCTGATATGTTCCTCGGCTGCTCCGGCCCTGGTGTGTTGACGCAGGAAATGGTGAAAACCATGGCCAGAGATCCATTAATCATGGCGCTGGCTAACCCGGAACCGGAAATCCTGCCGCCGCTGGCTAAAGCGGTGCGCCCGGACGCCATCATCTGCACCGGGCGTTCGGATTACCCAAACCAGGTTAACAACGTGCTGTGCTTCCCGTTCATCTTCCGTGGCGCGCTGGATGTAGGTGCCACTACCATTAATGAAGAGATGAAGCTGGCTTGTGTGCATGCGATTGCCGATCTGGCGCTGGCAGAGCAGAGCGACGTGGTGGCTTCGGCCTACGGTGGCCAGGATCTTTCTTTTGGCCCGGAATATATCATTCCAAAACCCTTCGATCCGCGTTTGATTGTGAAGATTGCACCGGCGGTGGCTAAGGCGGCGATGGATTCGGGGGTTGCTACCCGTCCAATCCAGGATTTTGATGCCTATGTTGAGAAACTGACCGAGTTCGTTTACAAAACCAACCTGTTTATGAAGCCGATCTTCTCACAGGCGAAGAAAGAGATGAAACGGGTGGTGCTGGCGGAAGGTGAGGAGGAGCGGGTACTGCATGCGACGCAGGAGCTGGTATCGCAGGGATTAGCCTACCCGGTTCTGATTGGCCGCCCAAGCGTGATCGAAATGCGCCTGAAGAAACTGGGCCTGCAATTGACATCAGGCAAAGATTTCGAAGTGGTGAACAATGAATCCGATCCGCGTTTCAATGAGTACTGGGGTGAGTATTACCAGATCATGAAGCGTCGCGGTGTTTCACAAGAGCAGGCACGCCGCGCAGTGATCGGTAACCCAACGCTGATCGCGGCGATTATGCTGCACCGTGGTGAAGCCGATGCCATGATCTGCGGCACCATCGGCAGTTACCATGAGCATTATGAAGTGGTGGAGAAAGTGCTGGGCTTCCGCGCCGGGGCGCATGTGGCCGGAGCGATGAATGCGTTATTGCTGCCGAGTGGTAACACCTTTATTGCTGATACCTACGTTAACGACGATCCGACGCCAGAACAGCTGGCAGAAATCACGCTGATGGCGGCGGAAACCGTGCGCCGTTTCGGTATTGAGCCGAAGGTCGCGTTGTTATCCCATTCCAGCTTTGGTTCTTCTAACAGCCCGGCAGCCTGCAAAATGCGTAAAACGCTGGAGCTGGTCAACCAGATAGCACCGGAATTGGAAATTGATGGTGAAATGCACGGTGATGCTGCGCTGGTGGAAAGTATTCGTCATGACCTGATGCCAGACAGCCCGTTGAAAGGGGCGGCTAACGTGTTGATTATGCCGAATATGGAGGCGGCGCGTATCAGCTACAACCTGTTGCGGGTGTCTTCTTCCGAAGGGGTGACCGTGGGGCCAGTACTGATGGGAGTCGCTAAACCGGTACATATCCTGACGCCGATCGCATCGGTACGCCGTATCGTCAATATGGTGGCGCTGGCGGTCGTAGAAGCGCAGACCGCACCGCTGTAA
- a CDS encoding YaiI/YqxD family protein, with protein sequence MQIWVDADACPNVIKEVLFRAAERTAMLVTLVANQPLRTPPSKFIRTLQVAAGFDVADNEIVRRCKPGDLVITADIPLAAEVIAKGAIALNPRGESYTPDTIRERLNMRDFMDTLRASGIQTGGPNTLNQRDRQQFANELDKWLQQAKRAQ encoded by the coding sequence ATGCAGATTTGGGTTGATGCGGATGCCTGTCCGAATGTGATCAAAGAAGTGCTGTTCCGCGCGGCAGAACGCACCGCCATGCTGGTGACCTTGGTCGCCAACCAACCATTGCGCACTCCGCCATCTAAATTTATCCGCACTCTACAGGTTGCCGCAGGTTTTGACGTAGCAGATAACGAAATCGTGCGCCGTTGTAAGCCTGGTGATTTGGTGATCACCGCCGATATCCCGCTGGCCGCCGAAGTGATAGCCAAAGGCGCGATTGCCCTCAATCCGCGCGGGGAGAGCTACACGCCGGATACCATCCGTGAACGCCTGAATATGCGTGATTTTATGGATACCCTGCGAGCCAGCGGTATCCAGACCGGGGGGCCAAACACCCTGAATCAGCGCGATCGCCAGCAGTTCGCCAACGAACTGGATAAATGGCTACAGCAGGCGAAACGAGCGCAATAA
- the hemF gene encoding oxygen-dependent coproporphyrinogen oxidase, whose protein sequence is MNLPTIEAVKSFLLRLQDHLCEQLVQADGGADFHEDCWEREEGGGGRSRVLTQGAVFEQAGVNFSHVFGAALPASATAHRPELAGRSFQAMGVSVVIHPLNPYIPASHANVRFFIAEKPGKDPVWWFGGGFDLTPFYGFADDAVHWHRTAQRLCAPFGDDVYPKYKKWCDDYFFIKHRNEARGIGGLFFDDLNTPDFATCFAFTQAVGEGFLDAYLPIVAKRKTLPWGEEQRQFQLYRRGRYVEFNLVWDRGTLFGLQSGGRTESILMSMPPLVRWEYNYQPVEGSPEAALYRDFLPVRDWLQEQE, encoded by the coding sequence ATGAATTTACCCACCATTGAGGCAGTAAAAAGCTTTCTGTTAAGGCTGCAAGATCATCTTTGTGAACAATTAGTACAGGCCGACGGCGGTGCCGATTTTCATGAGGATTGTTGGGAGCGTGAAGAAGGCGGCGGTGGCCGTAGCCGGGTTTTAACCCAGGGTGCCGTATTTGAACAGGCTGGCGTCAACTTTTCCCATGTTTTCGGCGCTGCATTACCTGCCTCCGCAACCGCCCATCGCCCTGAATTAGCCGGGCGCAGCTTCCAGGCGATGGGGGTTTCCGTGGTGATCCACCCGCTCAACCCTTATATTCCCGCCAGCCATGCCAATGTGCGTTTTTTTATTGCCGAAAAACCGGGAAAAGACCCCGTCTGGTGGTTTGGCGGCGGCTTCGATCTGACCCCGTTCTATGGCTTTGCAGACGATGCCGTGCATTGGCACCGCACGGCACAACGGCTCTGTGCCCCATTCGGGGACGATGTATACCCGAAATATAAAAAATGGTGCGACGACTATTTCTTTATTAAGCACCGTAACGAAGCACGCGGCATTGGTGGTCTGTTTTTTGACGATCTGAACACCCCGGATTTCGCGACCTGTTTTGCGTTTACCCAGGCCGTAGGCGAAGGTTTCTTAGACGCCTATCTGCCGATTGTGGCAAAGCGCAAAACATTACCTTGGGGCGAGGAGCAGCGTCAGTTCCAGCTTTACCGCCGCGGCCGCTATGTGGAATTCAATCTGGTGTGGGATCGCGGTACGCTGTTCGGGCTACAAAGCGGTGGCCGTACCGAATCGATTCTGATGTCCATGCCGCCTCTGGTGCGCTGGGAGTATAATTACCAACCGGTAGAAGGTAGCCCGGAAGCCGCGCTTTATCGCGATTTCCTGCCCGTTCGCGACTGGTTGCAGGAGCAAGAATAA
- a CDS encoding GNAT family acetyltransferase has product MEIRVFRQDDFEEIITLWERCDLLRPWNDPEMDIERKLNHDPELFLVAEVGGEVVGSVMGGYDGHRGSAYYLGVHPDYRGRGIANALINRLEKKLIARGCPKIQLMVREDNDTVIEMYEKLGYEIQGITCLGKRLIEDQEY; this is encoded by the coding sequence ATGGAAATTCGCGTATTTCGGCAAGACGACTTTGAAGAAATCATTACTCTGTGGGAACGTTGTGACCTGCTGCGGCCGTGGAACGATCCTGAGATGGATATCGAACGTAAACTGAATCACGATCCGGAACTGTTTCTGGTGGCCGAAGTCGGGGGCGAAGTGGTGGGGTCGGTGATGGGGGGCTACGACGGCCACCGTGGTTCAGCATACTATCTTGGAGTGCACCCGGATTACCGGGGCCGTGGCATTGCCAACGCGCTGATTAACCGCTTGGAGAAAAAGCTGATTGCCCGGGGTTGCCCGAAAATTCAGCTGATGGTGCGCGAAGACAATGATACCGTGATTGAGATGTATGAAAAGCTGGGCTATGAGATCCAAGGCATTACCTGCTTGGGTAAGCGGTTGATCGAAGATCAGGAATATTAA
- a CDS encoding YgiW/YdeI family stress tolerance OB fold protein produces MKKIALIALIALCSAPVLAQQGGFLDPNAPQAQVQNTPQGGFSGPSAALTTANQVKSLNDNAWVILQGNLEQRIGDDTYTFRDATGTLTVEIDRKRWNGQTITPKDKVQLEGKVDKEWNSVEVDVKSIKKLP; encoded by the coding sequence ATGAAAAAAATCGCGTTGATAGCATTAATCGCCCTGTGCAGTGCGCCGGTTCTGGCACAACAAGGCGGCTTCCTTGATCCGAACGCGCCACAGGCTCAGGTACAAAACACACCGCAAGGTGGTTTTTCCGGCCCAAGTGCGGCATTGACTACGGCAAATCAGGTCAAATCACTGAACGACAACGCCTGGGTGATATTGCAGGGTAACCTTGAACAGCGCATTGGTGATGATACCTATACCTTCCGCGACGCAACCGGCACTCTGACGGTCGAGATCGATAGAAAACGCTGGAACGGCCAAACCATCACCCCGAAAGACAAAGTGCAGTTGGAAGGGAAAGTGGATAAAGAGTGGAACAGTGTGGAAGTTGACGTAAAAAGCATCAAAAAACTGCCATAA
- a CDS encoding DUF2919 domain-containing protein — protein sequence MKGSAPRFSPDDYDQHGVLRLPLWFWGVLILQARTWILFVMAGASRDQGAGLLQLFYPDTQRFWYGILLGLPAALAFLICGRRQQWPRLWRCWRWVLAASLLAALLGALYSLWAQGGNEPSLEMVLALLDILALGYLLFNQRLKACFMPPEA from the coding sequence TTGAAGGGCTCAGCACCCCGGTTTTCACCGGACGATTACGATCAGCATGGCGTACTGCGTCTCCCACTGTGGTTTTGGGGAGTTTTGATACTCCAGGCCCGCACCTGGATATTGTTTGTGATGGCGGGAGCCTCACGCGATCAGGGCGCCGGATTGTTGCAACTGTTTTACCCCGATACTCAGCGTTTTTGGTACGGTATTTTGTTGGGCCTGCCAGCGGCACTGGCTTTTCTGATTTGTGGCCGCCGCCAGCAGTGGCCGCGCCTGTGGCGTTGCTGGCGCTGGGTATTGGCGGCCTCTTTGCTGGCGGCTTTACTGGGGGCGCTCTACAGCCTATGGGCGCAGGGCGGTAATGAACCGTCGCTGGAGATGGTGTTGGCGTTGCTTGATATCTTGGCGTTAGGTTATCTGTTGTTCAATCAACGGCTAAAGGCCTGTTTTATGCCACCAGAAGCATAG
- a CDS encoding RpoE-regulated lipoprotein, translating into MNIRPLLLGLPLLLSGCSTLSNFSWSSLSPFNWFGGSIEVSGKGVGGINASTPMTETAISEGLNNNYRLRGGMATSNGQIVSYYQALDGDQVKLVITGVPKGQVQRVDMMDPSIATEWGSQLGTPFSELFSKAYGACKLGTGEDEGNVECVAEQSRYVTYIFSGRWAGPQDLIPPDDTLRNWTVSKIIWHAKAQ; encoded by the coding sequence ATGAATATTCGCCCACTGCTGTTAGGGCTACCGTTGTTACTGAGCGGCTGTTCGACCCTGAGCAATTTCTCCTGGTCCAGCCTGTCGCCGTTCAACTGGTTTGGCGGCAGTATAGAAGTGAGCGGCAAAGGGGTGGGGGGTATCAATGCCAGCACTCCAATGACGGAAACGGCGATTAGCGAAGGCCTGAACAACAATTACCGCCTGCGTGGCGGCATGGCAACCAGCAACGGCCAGATCGTTTCCTATTACCAGGCATTGGACGGCGACCAGGTGAAGTTGGTGATCACCGGTGTGCCGAAGGGCCAGGTACAGCGAGTTGACATGATGGACCCCAGTATTGCTACCGAATGGGGCAGCCAGTTGGGTACGCCATTCAGTGAACTCTTCAGCAAAGCCTATGGGGCCTGCAAACTGGGTACTGGTGAGGATGAGGGTAACGTTGAGTGTGTGGCGGAACAGAGCCGCTATGTTACTTATATCTTCAGTGGCAGATGGGCAGGCCCGCAGGATCTGATTCCGCCTGATGACACTTTGCGGAATTGGACGGTGAGTAAAATCATCTGGCATGCCAAAGCACAATAA
- a CDS encoding Dyp-type peroxidase, with translation MTQVQSGLLLEHCRFGIFIEAMVQGEFADLRQGCKQFCQALNALQQQFPEAHLGAVVAFGADVWHDLSNGQGAKELKPFTPLGKGLAPATQRDLLIHIQSLRHDVNFSVAQAALAAFGSTIRVEEETHGFRWIEERDLSGFIDGTENPQGEDRPAVAVIGEDEEDAGGSYVLVQRYEHNLRQWQRFTTEQQEQMIGRTKQSSEELPPEQRPETSHVSRVDLKEEGKGLKILRQSLPYGTASGKHGLYFIAYCARLHNIEKQLLSMFGELDGKHDALLRFSRAVTGSYYFAPSLTRLLSL, from the coding sequence ATGACACAGGTTCAGAGCGGGCTCCTGTTGGAACACTGCCGTTTTGGTATTTTTATTGAAGCCATGGTACAGGGCGAATTCGCTGATTTGCGTCAGGGATGCAAACAATTCTGCCAGGCGTTGAACGCGTTGCAGCAACAATTCCCAGAGGCTCATTTGGGCGCGGTGGTGGCCTTTGGTGCTGACGTTTGGCACGATCTTTCGAACGGCCAGGGAGCCAAAGAATTGAAGCCTTTCACGCCGTTAGGCAAAGGCTTGGCACCGGCCACCCAGCGTGATTTGCTGATCCATATTCAATCTCTGCGCCATGATGTCAATTTTTCTGTGGCGCAGGCGGCACTGGCCGCGTTTGGCAGCACCATCCGTGTTGAAGAAGAAACCCACGGTTTCCGCTGGATAGAAGAGCGCGATCTAAGCGGTTTTATCGATGGCACCGAAAACCCACAAGGTGAAGATCGCCCGGCTGTTGCGGTGATCGGTGAAGATGAAGAAGACGCAGGCGGCAGCTATGTGCTGGTGCAGCGTTACGAACATAATCTGCGCCAATGGCAGCGTTTTACCACTGAACAGCAGGAGCAGATGATTGGCCGTACCAAACAGAGCAGCGAGGAACTGCCGCCGGAACAGCGGCCAGAGACATCGCACGTCAGCCGTGTCGATCTCAAAGAAGAAGGCAAAGGGCTGAAAATTTTGCGTCAGAGCCTGCCTTATGGCACTGCCAGCGGCAAGCATGGCCTGTACTTTATTGCCTACTGCGCCCGCCTGCACAATATTGAAAAACAGCTGCTGAGCATGTTCGGTGAACTGGATGGCAAACACGATGCTTTACTGCGTTTCAGCCGTGCGGTGACGGGCAGCTACTACTTTGCGCCATCACTGACGCGCCTGTTGTCACTTTAA
- a CDS encoding sulfate ABC transporter substrate-binding protein, with protein MKHKSSVLKGGLAALLLASGTISAAELLNSSYDVSRELFTALNPGFEQQWNQQHPNDKLTIKQSHAGSSKQALAILQGLRADVVTYNQVTDVQILHDRGQLIPADWQQRLPNNSSPFYSTMAFLVRKGNPKGIHTWNDLVRSDVQLVFPNPKTSGNGRYTYLAAWGAASQANDNDQAKTREFMTRFLKNVVVFDTGGRGATTTFVERGLGDVLISFESEVNNIRKQYGADKYEVIVPPVDILAEFPVAWVDKNVEKNGTEQAAQAYLNYLYSPAAQQVITSFYYRVYDQKAMDAAKGQFPQTKLFRVEEQFGSWPQVMSTHFVTGGELDQLLAAGRK; from the coding sequence ATGAAACATAAAAGTAGTGTGTTGAAAGGAGGGCTGGCTGCACTGTTATTAGCCAGCGGGACAATTTCTGCGGCTGAATTGCTCAACAGCTCTTATGACGTTTCTCGTGAATTATTTACTGCGTTGAATCCCGGCTTTGAACAGCAATGGAACCAACAGCATCCGAACGACAAACTGACGATCAAACAATCTCATGCCGGTTCTTCTAAACAGGCGTTGGCGATCCTGCAAGGCTTGCGTGCCGATGTCGTTACCTATAACCAGGTGACCGATGTCCAGATCCTGCACGATCGCGGCCAGTTGATCCCGGCCGATTGGCAGCAACGTTTGCCGAACAACAGCTCGCCGTTTTATTCCACCATGGCGTTCCTGGTGCGTAAGGGTAACCCGAAAGGCATCCATACCTGGAACGATCTGGTGCGTAGTGACGTGCAACTGGTGTTCCCGAATCCTAAAACTTCCGGTAATGGCCGTTATACCTATTTGGCTGCCTGGGGGGCTGCCAGCCAGGCCAATGATAACGATCAGGCCAAAACCCGCGAGTTTATGACCCGGTTCCTGAAAAATGTGGTGGTGTTTGATACCGGCGGCCGTGGCGCAACCACGACCTTTGTTGAACGTGGTTTGGGCGATGTGCTGATCAGCTTCGAATCAGAAGTGAACAATATCCGTAAGCAGTACGGCGCAGACAAATACGAGGTGATCGTCCCGCCGGTAGACATTCTGGCAGAGTTCCCGGTGGCCTGGGTGGATAAAAACGTTGAGAAAAACGGCACCGAGCAGGCTGCGCAGGCCTACCTGAACTACCTGTACAGCCCCGCAGCACAGCAGGTGATCACCAGTTTCTATTACCGGGTCTATGACCAGAAAGCGATGGACGCGGCGAAAGGCCAGTTCCCGCAGACCAAATTGTTCCGTGTGGAAGAGCAGTTCGGCAGTTGGCCGCAGGTAATGAGCACGCACTTTGTGACCGGCGGTGAACTGGATCAGTTATTAGCGGCAGGGCGTAAGTAA
- the cysT gene encoding sulfate/thiosulfate ABC transporter permease CysT: MLALSSKRVLPGFTLSLGSSLLYTCLILLLPLSALVMQLAQMSLAQYWEVITNPQVVAAYKVTLLAAGVASIFNAVFGMLMAWILTRYQFPGRSLLDGLMDLPFALPTAVAGLTLAGLFSTTGWYGQWLAQFDIKVSFTWLGIAVAMAFTSIPFVVRTVQPVLEELGPEYEEAAETLGASRWQSFRRVVMPEVAPALLAGTALSFTRSLGEFGAVIFIAGNIAWKTEVTSLMIFVRLQEFDYPAASAIASVILAASLLLLFAINVLQSRFGRRIGGH, translated from the coding sequence ATGTTGGCGTTGTCCAGCAAACGGGTTTTGCCCGGCTTTACTCTGAGCCTGGGGAGCAGCCTGCTGTATACCTGCCTGATCTTGCTGTTGCCACTCAGCGCGCTGGTGATGCAACTGGCGCAGATGAGCCTGGCTCAATACTGGGAAGTGATCACCAATCCACAAGTGGTGGCCGCCTATAAAGTCACACTGTTGGCGGCGGGCGTGGCCAGTATCTTTAACGCGGTGTTTGGCATGTTGATGGCCTGGATACTGACTCGTTATCAGTTTCCTGGCCGTTCTTTGCTGGATGGCCTGATGGATTTGCCTTTTGCGCTGCCCACGGCGGTGGCTGGTTTGACGCTGGCCGGGTTATTTTCCACCACCGGCTGGTACGGCCAATGGTTGGCACAGTTCGATATCAAAGTGTCGTTCACCTGGTTGGGGATTGCGGTGGCGATGGCGTTCACCAGCATTCCGTTCGTGGTGCGCACCGTGCAACCGGTGCTGGAAGAGTTGGGGCCGGAATACGAAGAAGCAGCCGAAACGTTAGGGGCCAGCCGCTGGCAGAGTTTCCGCCGGGTAGTGATGCCAGAGGTGGCTCCGGCGCTGTTGGCCGGCACCGCACTGTCGTTTACCCGCAGCCTGGGCGAGTTTGGCGCGGTGATCTTTATCGCCGGTAACATCGCCTGGAAGACCGAAGTCACCTCACTGATGATTTTTGTCCGTTTGCAGGAGTTCGATTACCCAGCGGCCAGCGCCATTGCTTCGGTGATTCTGGCAGCCTCTTTACTGTTGCTGTTTGCCATTAACGTTTTGCAGAGCCGCTTTGGCCGCCGTATTGGAGGGCACTGA